The genome window GTGCACGCCAAAGAAAGAAGACGAAGAGACTTTTGGTTTCAAATATGAAGATTATATTACTCTTGCTGTTAATTTAAAAAAAAAGAATAAAAATTAAGTAAAAACAGAGTCTCGTAGCTCAGCTGGTTAGAGTACTACACTGATAATGTAGGGGTCGGCAGTTCGAGTCTGCCCGGGACTACTATTTAACTTAAAAGAAGGAAATTTTAGAAGTTGAGTTATCAACAATCCGCTGAAAGCTGACGGCTGATAACTGAAAGCTAAAAAAATGGGGGATTAGCTCAGCTGGCTAGAGCGCCTGCCTTGCACGCAGGAGGTCAACGGTTCGACTCCGTTATTCTCCACGATTTTGGTCATAAAGTCCAAAGTCGAAAGTCCAAAGTCCTAGACTTTAAGACATTTGACATTAAGACATTAGACTAAAGAAAGTTCATTGACATATTGAGATAAGAAATAATAAAAGTAGAAAGCGTAGAGATGTTGCACTGCAACGTCTGTACAAAAACAACGGTCATAATTGATTTTATGATTGGTACAATAAGCAAAATAAGGGCGTATGGGGGATGCCTAGGCTCTCAGAGGCGAAGAAAGGCGTGATAAGCTGCGAAAAGTTACGGGGACGAGCACACATCGATAGATCCGTAAATACCTGAATGGGGCAACCCGCTATGTTGAAGACATAGCACACCGATAGGTGGGCAAACCCGCTGAACTGAAACATCTAAGTAGGCGGAGGAGAAGAAAACAAAAGTGATTCCGTAAGTAGTGGCGAGCGAACGCGGATTAGCCCAAACCAGTGCTGTTACGGCAGTTCTGGGGTTGTAGGACCACGACATTTCTTGCACAAGGAACTAGAATCTGCTGGAAAGCAGAACCAAAGAGAGTGATAGTCTTGTATAGGTAACAAGTGTAAAGGATAGTGGTATCCTGAGTAGGGCGGGGCACGTGAAACCCTGTCTGAATTTGGCGGGACCATCCGCTAAGGCTAAATACTCCTGAGAGACCGATAGTGAACCAGTACCGTGAGGGAAAGGTGAAAAGAACCGTGAATAACGGAGTGAAATAGATCCTGAAACCATACGCTTACAAGCGGTCGGAGCCCTTTCGTGGGGTGACGGCGTGCCTTTTGCATAATGAGCCTACGAGTTAACGTTGCTGGCAAGGATAAGTGGTTAAGCCACGGATCCGTAGCGAAAGCGAGTCTGAATAGGGCGCTTTAGTCAGTAGTGTTAGACGCGAAACCGTGTGATCTACCCATGGGCAGGATGAAGCGCTGGTAACACAGTGTGGAGGTCCGAACCGGTTGACGTTGAAAAGTCTTCGGATGACCTGTGGGTAGGGGTGAAAGGCCAATCAAACTCGGAAATAGCTCGTACTCCCCGAAATGCATTTAGGTGCAGCGCAAGGCATAAGTTATATAGAGGTAGAGCTACTGATTGGATGCGGGGGCTTCACCGCCTACCAATTCCTGACAAACTCCGAATGCTATATAATGTTTCCTTGCAGTGAGGGCTTGGGTGCTAAGGTCCAAGTCCGAGAGGGAAAGAACCCAGACCATCAGCTAAGGTCCCCAAATATATGTTAAGTTGAAAGAACGAGGTTTGTCTGCCCAGACAGCTAGGATGTTGGCTTGGAAGCAGCCATTCATTTAAAGAGTGCGTAACAGCTCACTAGTCGAGCGGACGAGCATGGATAATAATCGGGCATAAACATATTACCGAAGCTATGGATTTTACAGCAATGTAAAGTGGTAGGGGAGCATTCTAACAGGGCTGAAGGTGTATCGTAAGGTATGCTGGACTGGTTAGAAAAGAAAATGTAGGCATAAGTAACGATAATGCGGGCGAGAAACCCGCACACCGAAAGACTAAGGTTTCCACAGCTATGCTAATCAGCTGTGGGTTAGTCGGGACCTAAGGCGAACCCGAAAGGGACAGTCGATGGCCAACGGGTTAATATTCCCGTACTAGTGATTACTGTGATGGGGTGACGGAGTGATGAAAGCGCCGCGAACTGACGGAATAGTTCGTTGAAGTACCTACCTATAAGAGATGCAGGCAAATCCACATCTTTTGGGGAAATACGATAGTACTCGGAGTCTTCGGACAAAGAGATAGTGCGCCTAAGGGCTTCCAAGAAAAACCTCTAAACTTCAGGTAATCAGTACCCGTACCGTAAACCGACACAGGTAGTCGAGGAGAGAATCCTAAGGTGCTCGAGAGATTCATGGCTAAGGAATTAGGCAAAATAGACCCGTAACTTCGGGAGAAGGGTCGCCCCGAGTAATCGGGGCCGCAGTGAAGAGGTCCAGGCGACTGTTTATCAAAAACACAGGGCTCTGCAAAATCGTAAGATGAAGTATAGGGCCTGACACCTGCCCGGTGCTGGAAGGTTAAGAGGAGATGTTATCTTCGGAGAAGCATTGAATTGAAGCCCCAGTAAACGGCGGCCGTAACTATAACGGTCCTAAGGTAGCGAAATTCCTTGTCGGGTAAGTTCCGACCTGCACGAATGGTGTAACGATCTGGACACTGTCTCAGCCATGAGCTCGGTGAAATTGTAGTAACGGTGAAGATGCCGTTTACCCGCAGTGGGACGAAAAGACCCTGTGCACCTTTACTATAGCTTAGTATTGACCTTGGATAAATGATGTGTAGGATAGGTTGGAGACTGTGAAGTGGCGTCGCCAGGCGTTGTGGAGTCATTGTTGAAATACAACCCTTTGTTTATCTGAGGCCTAACCCCCAACCGGGGGGACATTGCTTGGTGGGTAGTTTGACTGGGGTGGTCGCCTCCAAAAGAGTAACGGAGGCTTCTAAAGGTTCCCTCAGTACGCTTGGTAACCGTGCGTAGAGTGCAATGGCATAAGGGAGCTTGACTGAGAGACATACAGGTCGATCAGGTACGAAAGTAGAGCATAGTGATCCGGTGGTTCCGCATGGAAGGGCCATCGCTCAAAGGATAAAAGGTACGCCGGGGATAACAGGCTGATCTCCCCCAAGAGCTCATATCGACGGGGGGGTTTGGCACCTCGATGTCGGCTCGTCACATCCTGGGGCTGGAGAAGGTCCCAAGGGTTGGGCTGTTCGCCCATTAAAGTGGCACGCGAGCTGGGTTCAGAACGTCGTGAGACAGTTCGGTCTCTATCTACTGTGGGCGTTAGAAATTTGAGTGGATCTGATTCTAGTACGAGAGGACCGAATTGGACTAACCTCTAGTGTATCTGTTGTCCCGCCAGGGGCACCGCAGAGTAGCTACGTTGGGAAGGGATAAGCGCTGAAAGCATATAAGCGCGAAACCCACCACAAGATGAGATTTCTTTTAAGGGTCGTGGAAGATGACCACGTTGATAGGCTATAGATGTAAAGGCAGTAATGTCATAGTCGAGTAGTACTAATAACCCGTAAGCTTATGTACGCCTCCTCTCCCGATGAAAATCGGGAGAAGAAACTTTCTAAAACTTTTTATATTCTTTATCTCAGTATGTTAAGATATTTGCTCGACGCAGAGCAGTCTTAAAGACGAAAGTCAAAAGTCATAAAGTGAAAACTTTAGACTTTATGACCTTAGACTTTGGACTAACAGCCTTAAGGTGGTTATTGCGGCGGGGCTCACCTCTTCCCATCCCGAACAGAGTAGTTAAGCCCGCCTGCGCAGATGGTACTGCAGTTATGTGGGAGAGTATGTCGCTGCCTTTCTTTATAAAAACCCTGTTTCATAACGAAACGGGGTTTTTTATTAAGATTTGAATATTTTCATTCTTAGGTACCTTAGCTCAGATGGTAGAGCAATGGACTGAAAATCCATGTGTCCCTGGTTCGATCCCTGGAGGTACCACAATAAATGCTCGGATGGTGAAATTGGGGGATCAGGTGCAAAAGTTGGGGATTAGGCAAAAATATTAGATAATCTGAATAGAAAGAAATCTATCTTTCTTACACCTCTAAACTGACTTCTAAATGCTTTTATTTTAGCATTAAAAGATTCTGCAGAAGCATTGGTACTCCTGTTATCAAAGTAGTTTAAAATTGTCTGATAGTTAATAGTTACCGTATTGAGTAATATATTAAAGTTTTTAAACCCTGATTCTTCTACATTCCTGTACCAATGTGCTAGTTTTGTCATCGCAACGTGCTTGTCGTTGTTGTTATTGTAAACACCTCGAAGTTGTTGACTCAAACCGTAAGCTTTCTTTATATCTGGATATAACTCAAATAACAATTGCGCTCTCTCATTTTGGTGCTCAGTCCATTTTTCGCGAGATTTATAAAGTACATATCTGCTTCTGGCTATAAGTTGTTTTAAGGAATCTCCATTAGGCAAGAGCTCCTGTATATATGTTTTATTCTCTTTTTTGGCTTGCATTATCAATTGATTCTCAAGATCCATAGCTTCCCAGCGATGTTTGATTCTGATTTCTTGCATGGCTTCCAATGCTAATTTTTGAACATGGAATCTGTCAGTGACCTGTATTGCTTTTGGGAAGCATTTTTTGGAGATCAGTTTCATAGAATTAGCCATGTCCAGTGTTATCTCTTGAACACCACTTCTTTTTTTATAATCAATCTTACTGATGTGTTCTATGACTTTATCTGCCTTTGTTCCAGCAATAATAGCCACTAAGCAACCTTGTTTGCCTTTGAACTTCTTGTTGGTTACAATGGTGTAAAGCTCTCCTTGAGACAAAGCTACTTCATCAATCGATAAGTGTGTACCTATGTTTTCAGGGTAAAGAATCCACTGATGGGCATGTTCTCGTGGAGCCCAAGTATTAAAGGAGCTCAGGTGTTTTTTATACTGTCTTTGAAGTTTTTTTCCGTTGACCCCGAAAAATCTCCCGATGGTGTGACAGTCGGTAGCGCTGTTATCTATTGATTTCTTTTAAAAAAGCCGCAAACTCTTGAGTCATGCGGGTTCCTTTAGCAACTAAAGTCCAATCTCTTTTAAGGATTTCTCCATTGGTTTTATTAGTCCAACGACGTCTTTTGATATGTAAATACACAAACTTACCTCGTAGAGGGAAATCCTGAATGGTAATTTCATCCACAAATCCCTTTGATACTAATTCAAGTGTATCAAACTCTTTAGGGGCTTTGGCTTTTTCCTCAAAGTATAGGTGTAATATCTCCTGAGTTTCATTAGCAGAAACTACCTCAAAGTGGTCAACTAAAAAATCAGGCAGCATAAATTTCAAAAGGTCTATAGAAGTCATTACAAATTGTTAGAGTGACAAATTTCTAATTTTTTTTCGACATTTCCTCCCCAGACTTTGTTCTTGATCCAAAAAATTAAGCATAAATATTAGTGAGCCTAAAAAGGAAAAATTCTACATTTCTTACACCTCTCAACTGAGATCTAAAAGCTTTTGTTTTGGCATTGAAAGATTCTCCCGGATCAATCCAAAAACCTGTGAAGTAGCAAAAATTACGCATAAATATTAGTTCGGATCAGGTTTTTGGTTTGATTTAGTATTTTATATGACTATCCGTGACTAATACCAAATCGATAAAATTGACCACAGATTATAAAGATTAACACAGATTTCTAAAAAATGCATGTAAAATCTGTGTAATCTGTGAAAAAAAAATATTTAGTATGCTTTGTGGATAGTTATATTATTTTAAATCATCTTTTATTTTATTAGTGCAAATATTCGAGACATTCAAATCTGCTTTGAAAGATTCAAAAAAAACGGATATTCTAATCCAGTTATGAGGTTAAAATAAATAAAAGATAAAAAAAAACCGTCTATTTTTATAAGACGGTTTGCATTTTGTTTGATAAGATTGATCTTATTTTGTTTCACTCTTCTTAATCTCATTCACATATTTGGTCAATTTTTTTCCATAAAGTGAGCTGGCTACTTTTGGTGTCATTGATTTTTGAATGGTATCCAAATATTTAATGTTGATATCATAGATTTCAGCCAAGGCAATATATGGTGATACCTCATGATCTTTATGGTTTACTGCAAAATTGGTCGCATAAAGATATTTTCGCTTGATATTACTTTCTTGGGCAACAGTAATACTGTCAATTGCTTTAATATTATTGCTTTTTAAAGCTTTGAATTTTTTCTCAATTAAAGTTAGATTTTCATCATTGAAACGAGAATTTATTTTTTTGTATTCTTCATATAATTCTTGATTTTTTGAGCCAGTAATTTTTGCACTTGAAATAAATGAGTCTAGATTGGTATCGATATTTATTGTACCCGCTTCTGCAAAAAACATAATATTGTTATCAAGTGAATTGGTAACGCCTCTATCAAGATATAAGTACAGCATTTCAGGTGATTTTAAATCAAGGTTACTTTCAAATATTGATTGTCCGTCAATTTTAATAGTGTCGATAGCTATAAGAGCAGAATCATTATATTTTTGAATGTATAAAGTCCCTTCTTTTAATCCTTTGATATTTCCTGTGATGTGCAGATTTGTTTTGGATTCATTTTTGTTACAAGCAACCAAAAGAAGTAGGGTAACAAATGCAATAATAGTTTTTTTCATATGTAAGTAAATTGGTTTTGGGAGCATAAAACGGAATTCTGCAAAGTTGAAGAATAGCTGTTTTAGGTTCGTTTATTTTTGGCGCAAAATAAAGAAAATTGTTGATATGAATGGTTTTAAAGAGAATGAATTTTAAAAAAAATCCCAATCTGATTTAGATTGGGATTTTATAGAGGTTATTGAAATTATCCTTTAAGCCAAGCTGTTCTCAAAGTGATTTTTGATGCATCTGATGCTTCAAGTCCTTCTGAATCTACGTATGGCAATTTTACATTTCCTTTTATTATTTGTTCTTTTCCATCTCGTTTAATTTTGATAGAGATAGGATCATTTTCTTTCCATTTTTGACTATAACTAATCATATCATAAATATTGTCCAAAGAATAAGGGGTATCATTGACAGCAAGAATAATATCTCCTCCTTTTAGATCCAATGTTGTGTAGAAAATATGCAACTCTTGATTTGGGCGAATAAAAATTTCTTTATTTTCCTTGTTTACACCAATGTATGGGACTTGACCTTTTAGAAATATTCCATCAGGTGTTTTTTTGGTAGTTTTGGTAATGCCTACTTTTGCCAGATAATCATAATAAGGGATTGGAGTAGGACCCGAAACGTATTTATTTAAAAATTCACCAACTTCAGGATACGTCAATGATGTTATTTTTGCGAATAAATCACTATCGTTGAATGGTTTTGAAACTCCATATTCATTAGATAACTGGTGCATTAAATCTAATATTCCTCTTTTTCCATTGCTGCTTTCTCTGATTTGGATATCCAAGCACATGCCGATTAAGGCTCCTTTTTGATATACATTTAGATATTGGTCTTTATATGGCTCAGTTAAAACATTTGCACTCATTGTTGTGAAAGGCATAGTGTCATTCATGGCATTAGCACCTTGAATTTTTTCAGCTATACGTGAATAAAATTCATTTTCATCAATTAAGCCTTGATTGATTTGGAATAAATTGGCAAAATATTCCGTTACTCCTTCATACATCCATAAATGCTGAGACATTTTTGGAGCATTATAATCAAAATACTGAATTTCTTTTGAGTGAATGGTTAAAGGAGTTACGATATGAAAGAATTCATGTGAAACCACATCCTTCATTTGTTTAACCAATTCGTCTTTCGGCATCATTTCAGGCATTACAACTGTTGTGGCTGTAGGATGTTCCAATGCACCAAAGCCTTTGGCATCTGTTGGCGACATAGTAGAAAGATAAAGGATAACGGTGTATTTTTTTGTTGAATTTACTTTGCCTAAAAATGTTTTTTGGGCAGTCATCATTGTTTTCATTTCAGGAGTAATACTTTCTGCAGTAAATTTTCCTGATGGTGAGTAAACTGCAATTTGAATATCCATTCCATCAACTGTGAAACTTGTGTAGTCTGGTTTAGAATACATAATTGGATTTTCCAATAATTCAGAGTAAAGTGGCATTTCAAAAAGATCGGCTGTTACTGATGCATCTTTGTCAATCATTGATGTCGCTCCCCAAAGTGCTGCAGGATGTGTTATGCTAACTTTGTAAGGTATTTCTTTTTTGTCTTGAAAATAGCCTACGAAACCATGAAGATTAAGCATGAAATTTTTACCGGTGTCAATATTTGTACCTGCAGGTGAGAACACATCGTCTTGTCCAAAACCTTTTCCTTTTTCACTATCGAATGTGTCGTTTACTAGGTAGGTAATTTTTACTAATGTCTTTGCATTTTTGATAGACCAAGTATTATCATCAGTTTTTGAAACGGTCAGTAAATTGCCTTTTTTGTCATAGGCTTTGAAATCAGCAACATATTTTCCATAATCATCTACTGAGTATGTTCCTGGAACTGTTTTAGGAAGACTATAAGTAATGTCTTCAGTTTTGATTTTAGGAGCTTTTACAGTAACTAAAACCTGATCGTCTTTTACATCGGTAAGATTGATGTTAACTTCAATTTCTTCTTTTTTTTGGTCTACAGTTTTTGTAGTGCTTGCTTTACCAGTCCAAATTAGAGAAGAAAAAGCAAGAGCAAAGATTATTTTTTTCATTTTGTCTGTGTTTGTTTTGTCTATTAGTATTTCAAATTATGAAAATGTTACGAAATGATGCTAATAAAGTTGTTTAAGTTAAAAAAAATCAGAAAATAGTATTTTCCTTATTCTTGAGATGAAGATTTTTAAATAAAAAAACTCCTGATAAACAGGAGTTAATGGGTTTGGTTAGTCTAATTTATTTTTTATGTAATATTTGC of Flavobacterium marginilacus contains these proteins:
- a CDS encoding ISAon1 family transposase — translated: MDNSATDCHTIGRFFGVNGKKLQRQYKKHLSSFNTWAPREHAHQWILYPENIGTHLSIDEVALSQGELYTIVTNKKFKGKQGCLVAIIAGTKADKVIEHISKIDYKKRSGVQEITLDMANSMKLISKKCFPKAIQVTDRFHVQKLALEAMQEIRIKHRWEAMDLENQLIMQAKKENKTYIQELLPNGDSLKQLIARSRYVLYKSREKWTEHQNERAQLLFELYPDIKKAYGLSQQLRGVYNNNNDKHVAMTKLAHWYRNVEESGFKNFNILLNTVTINYQTILNYFDNRSTNASAESFNAKIKAFRSQFRGVRKIDFFLFRLSNIFA
- a CDS encoding ISAon1 family transposase N-terminal region protein, which produces MTSIDLLKFMLPDFLVDHFEVVSANETQEILHLYFEEKAKAPKEFDTLELVSKGFVDEITIQDFPLRGKFVYLHIKRRRWTNKTNGEILKRDWTLVAKGTRMTQEFAAFLKEINR
- a CDS encoding DUF4369 domain-containing protein, with amino-acid sequence MKKTIIAFVTLLLLVACNKNESKTNLHITGNIKGLKEGTLYIQKYNDSALIAIDTIKIDGQSIFESNLDLKSPEMLYLYLDRGVTNSLDNNIMFFAEAGTINIDTNLDSFISSAKITGSKNQELYEEYKKINSRFNDENLTLIEKKFKALKSNNIKAIDSITVAQESNIKRKYLYATNFAVNHKDHEVSPYIALAEIYDINIKYLDTIQKSMTPKVASSLYGKKLTKYVNEIKKSETK
- a CDS encoding peptidase M61; its protein translation is MKKIIFALAFSSLIWTGKASTTKTVDQKKEEIEVNINLTDVKDDQVLVTVKAPKIKTEDITYSLPKTVPGTYSVDDYGKYVADFKAYDKKGNLLTVSKTDDNTWSIKNAKTLVKITYLVNDTFDSEKGKGFGQDDVFSPAGTNIDTGKNFMLNLHGFVGYFQDKKEIPYKVSITHPAALWGATSMIDKDASVTADLFEMPLYSELLENPIMYSKPDYTSFTVDGMDIQIAVYSPSGKFTAESITPEMKTMMTAQKTFLGKVNSTKKYTVILYLSTMSPTDAKGFGALEHPTATTVVMPEMMPKDELVKQMKDVVSHEFFHIVTPLTIHSKEIQYFDYNAPKMSQHLWMYEGVTEYFANLFQINQGLIDENEFYSRIAEKIQGANAMNDTMPFTTMSANVLTEPYKDQYLNVYQKGALIGMCLDIQIRESSNGKRGILDLMHQLSNEYGVSKPFNDSDLFAKITSLTYPEVGEFLNKYVSGPTPIPYYDYLAKVGITKTTKKTPDGIFLKGQVPYIGVNKENKEIFIRPNQELHIFYTTLDLKGGDIILAVNDTPYSLDNIYDMISYSQKWKENDPISIKIKRDGKEQIIKGNVKLPYVDSEGLEASDASKITLRTAWLKG